One Nitrospira sp. DNA window includes the following coding sequences:
- a CDS encoding antigen yields MALKTGRRLLSASTIEGTPVQNQAGEDLGEINELMIDLEKGRIAYAVLSFGGFFGLGDKLFALPWEALAISAGGDFFILNVPRERLEQAEGFDKDHWPDMADTSWGERLHTYYGYKPYW; encoded by the coding sequence ATGGCACTGAAGACAGGTCGGCGGCTGTTATCGGCTTCTACGATTGAGGGCACGCCGGTTCAAAACCAAGCCGGGGAGGATCTGGGAGAGATCAATGAGCTCATGATCGATCTTGAAAAGGGAAGGATCGCCTATGCCGTGTTGTCGTTCGGGGGGTTCTTCGGGTTGGGCGACAAACTGTTCGCCCTTCCCTGGGAGGCGCTGGCGATATCGGCGGGCGGAGATTTCTTCATTCTGAATGTGCCAAGGGAAAGGTTGGAGCAGGCCGAAGGTTTCGATAAGGACCATTGGCCGGACATGGCGGATACTTCATGGGGTGAGCGGCTCCACACCTATTATGGATACAAGCCCTATTGGTGA
- a CDS encoding Glycosyl transferase, group 1: MRIAQVAPLWESVPPVLYGGTERIVSFITEELVRRGHDVTLFASGDSTTKARLVSICPEALRLSKVVTNYDAPLITLLEQAFNSVGEFDLIHSHLEFLPFPLTRRCRVPVLTTLHARLDLPELIPVFGKFTDLPLVSVSHAQRDPIPWANWQKTIHHGLPADLYQAHTEVGKYLVFLGRIAPEKGLDQAIAIAKQVEMPLRIGAKIDPTNLDYYRTVIEPLLDHPLIEFVGEVTDLEKDDFLGDAYALLAPYDWPEPFGLVFIEALACGTPVIAYRRGAVPEIIDHGVTGFVCETMDEMVRSVGHVALLNRGNCRQAFDRHFTVQRMVQEYIDVYEQLLGVSSSLPAVSEVEPSGIGLSDRL, translated from the coding sequence ATGAGGATCGCACAAGTCGCACCATTATGGGAAAGTGTTCCACCTGTCTTGTACGGCGGCACCGAACGGATCGTGTCTTTCATCACGGAGGAATTGGTTCGTCGGGGGCATGACGTCACGCTCTTTGCCAGCGGGGACTCCACCACCAAGGCACGCCTCGTTTCGATCTGTCCGGAAGCGTTGCGCCTCTCCAAAGTCGTGACCAACTATGATGCGCCCTTGATCACCTTGCTGGAGCAGGCCTTCAATTCGGTCGGGGAGTTTGATCTGATCCACTCTCATTTGGAATTTTTACCCTTCCCGCTCACAAGGCGCTGCCGAGTGCCCGTCCTCACCACGCTCCATGCGCGCCTGGACCTTCCCGAATTGATTCCCGTCTTCGGAAAATTCACCGACTTGCCCCTGGTCTCCGTGTCTCATGCCCAACGCGATCCGATTCCCTGGGCCAATTGGCAAAAAACGATTCACCATGGCTTGCCGGCGGATCTGTATCAAGCACATACCGAGGTGGGGAAATATTTGGTGTTTCTCGGACGCATCGCACCGGAGAAAGGATTGGACCAGGCCATCGCCATCGCCAAACAGGTCGAGATGCCGCTTCGAATCGGGGCCAAAATCGATCCGACGAATCTGGACTATTACCGCACCGTCATCGAACCGCTCCTCGATCATCCACTCATCGAATTCGTGGGAGAAGTGACCGATCTGGAAAAAGACGACTTTCTCGGCGATGCCTACGCGCTGCTCGCTCCCTATGACTGGCCGGAACCCTTCGGTCTGGTCTTCATCGAAGCGTTGGCATGCGGCACCCCGGTCATCGCCTACCGGCGCGGAGCGGTGCCGGAAATCATCGACCATGGCGTGACCGGATTCGTCTGTGAAACGATGGATGAAATGGTCCGTTCTGTCGGACATGTCGCCCTCCTGAATCGCGGCAACTGCCGGCAAGCCTTTGACAGGCACTTTACCGTACAACGGATGGTGCAGGAGTATATCGACGTGTACGAGCAGCTGCTCGGTGTGAGTTCGTCCCTGCCGGCAGTTTCGGAAGTTGAGCCGTCGGGCATCGGACTCTCAGACCGTCTCTAA
- a CDS encoding NADH dehydrogenase: MTADKSENSGNRVVIVGGGFGGLAAAQALEEAAVEIVLIDRANHHLFQPLLYQVATAALSPGDIAWPLRTLFRSQKNIRVVLADVRKIDRIAQRVELVDGEPIPYDRLILAPGARHSYFGHPEWEADAPGLKTLPDALELRERMLMAFEKAERLNGTQDVREHLTFVIVGGGPTGVELAGALAEIGRKAMAPDFPVLHQAEFRILLVEGSGRILEAFPPDLSRKAQSALEGLGVTVMLNTRVEKVTSQGVLAGSQFIRSANVIWAAGNVASPILKSLNVPLDAAGRVLVQPDLSLAGDPWIFVIGDAAHCPTPGGRPLPGLAPVAMQEGRYVAEIICKQIPEGHRPPFEYRDRGILATIGRAKAVALFGPFALSGIVAWLAWCFIHVFFLIGFRNRFRVMFEWIWYYLTFKPGARLIYWRGRDKGEH, from the coding sequence ATGACAGCCGATAAGTCAGAGAACTCCGGAAACCGGGTGGTCATCGTCGGAGGAGGGTTCGGCGGATTGGCGGCCGCCCAGGCGCTTGAGGAGGCGGCGGTCGAGATCGTTCTGATCGATCGGGCCAACCATCACCTGTTCCAGCCGCTTTTATATCAAGTCGCCACCGCGGCACTTTCTCCCGGCGACATTGCATGGCCGTTGCGAACGCTGTTTCGTTCGCAGAAAAACATTCGGGTCGTCCTTGCCGACGTGCGGAAGATCGATCGGATTGCACAGCGCGTTGAACTGGTTGACGGCGAGCCGATTCCCTACGATCGGTTGATCCTGGCGCCGGGGGCTCGTCACTCCTACTTCGGCCATCCTGAATGGGAGGCCGATGCGCCGGGTCTGAAAACGCTGCCGGACGCGCTGGAACTTCGCGAGCGGATGCTCATGGCATTCGAGAAGGCGGAACGTCTGAACGGGACGCAGGATGTTCGTGAACACCTCACCTTCGTCATCGTAGGCGGAGGGCCGACCGGGGTGGAACTGGCCGGGGCGCTTGCGGAAATAGGGCGGAAGGCCATGGCGCCTGACTTTCCTGTGCTGCATCAAGCCGAATTCCGGATTCTGCTCGTCGAAGGAAGTGGACGCATTTTGGAAGCATTTCCGCCGGATCTTTCCCGCAAGGCACAGTCGGCGCTCGAGGGTCTGGGCGTCACGGTGATGCTGAACACCAGGGTGGAAAAGGTCACTTCGCAAGGGGTGTTGGCCGGTTCCCAGTTTATCCGCAGCGCCAATGTCATTTGGGCCGCCGGCAACGTGGCATCCCCGATTCTGAAGTCGTTGAATGTGCCGTTGGATGCTGCGGGGCGCGTCTTGGTTCAGCCGGACCTCAGCCTCGCCGGAGATCCCTGGATATTTGTGATCGGCGATGCGGCCCATTGTCCCACGCCCGGCGGCAGGCCATTACCGGGGTTGGCGCCGGTAGCCATGCAGGAAGGTCGCTATGTGGCGGAAATCATCTGCAAGCAGATTCCGGAAGGGCACCGGCCTCCGTTTGAATATCGGGATCGCGGGATTTTGGCCACGATCGGCCGCGCCAAGGCCGTGGCGTTGTTCGGGCCCTTTGCGCTCTCCGGCATCGTCGCCTGGCTGGCGTGGTGTTTCATTCACGTGTTTTTTCTGATCGGATTCCGAAACAGGTTTCGAGTGATGTTCGAGTGGATCTGGTACTACCTGACGTTCAAGCCAGGGGCGAGGTTGATCTACTGGCGTGGACGCGACAAAGGCGAGCACTAG
- a CDS encoding Two-component transcriptional response regulator, NarL/FixJ family encodes MKPTVLIADDHTLVAEGIEKLLEHDFQLCGRVADGRALVKAVEQYKPDIALVDIALPLLNGLDACRQIKKAAPEVKLLILTMHGEQYFVTEAFRAGVSGYMLKQSVAEELIFAIREVLKGRLYVSPSVAENLVEQALHPDEGGPSRSIESSGKLSARQREVLQLIAEGQSTKEIASTLNVSIKTVEFHKTRIMKQLGVHSTAELTKHAIAIGLIAMPRQPTVPGPQA; translated from the coding sequence ATGAAGCCCACAGTACTCATCGCCGACGACCACACGCTCGTGGCAGAGGGTATCGAAAAACTTCTGGAGCACGATTTTCAATTATGCGGCAGGGTTGCCGATGGGCGGGCACTCGTCAAGGCCGTCGAGCAGTACAAGCCGGATATCGCCCTGGTGGACATCGCCCTTCCGTTGCTCAACGGTCTCGATGCCTGCCGCCAAATCAAAAAGGCTGCCCCGGAGGTCAAGCTGCTCATTTTGACGATGCACGGCGAGCAGTATTTCGTGACCGAAGCCTTCCGTGCCGGAGTCTCGGGCTATATGTTGAAACAATCGGTGGCGGAAGAGTTGATCTTTGCCATCAGGGAAGTCTTGAAAGGGCGGCTCTACGTCTCGCCCAGTGTGGCGGAGAATCTGGTCGAACAGGCGCTGCACCCGGACGAAGGCGGACCCTCACGCTCCATCGAATCGTCCGGCAAGCTGAGCGCGCGCCAGCGTGAAGTGTTGCAGTTGATCGCCGAAGGACAATCGACCAAGGAAATCGCCTCGACGTTGAATGTGTCGATCAAGACGGTCGAATTTCACAAAACCCGCATCATGAAACAACTCGGCGTCCATAGCACGGCCGAACTTACCAAACACGCCATCGCCATCGGTCTCATCGCCATGCCGCGGCAGCCTACCGTACCTGGTCCTCAGGCCTAG
- a CDS encoding superoxide dismutase translates to MKGVAMTRSPELYKVKSYDLFGLSGISDQTVQLHFGLYEGYVKAANALRAQLTEFMRDGKLDQEEMPAYSELTRRLGFEYNGMVLHEYYFGNLKRGGGHRPGDRSAFGQAVERSFGSFDRWKADFCSVGMLRGVGWAICNIDPSSGQVSNHWISLHEHGNVAGFVPVLVMDVWEHAYLLDYKPSERKQYIDAFFSNIDWNLVEDRLQSGYSSRTAVPR, encoded by the coding sequence ATGAAGGGGGTCGCAATGACAAGATCGCCGGAACTATACAAGGTAAAGTCCTATGATCTCTTCGGCTTGTCGGGTATTTCCGACCAGACGGTGCAACTGCATTTTGGATTGTACGAAGGATATGTCAAGGCGGCGAATGCGCTCCGCGCGCAGCTGACCGAATTTATGCGGGACGGAAAACTGGATCAGGAAGAAATGCCCGCCTATTCTGAACTGACGCGGCGCTTAGGGTTCGAATATAACGGCATGGTGTTGCATGAATATTATTTCGGCAATCTCAAGCGAGGAGGAGGGCACCGTCCTGGTGATCGGTCGGCATTCGGGCAAGCCGTCGAACGGAGTTTCGGCAGCTTCGACCGTTGGAAGGCGGATTTCTGCAGTGTGGGGATGCTGCGGGGCGTAGGCTGGGCGATTTGCAATATCGATCCGTCGAGTGGGCAAGTCTCCAACCATTGGATCTCATTGCATGAGCATGGAAATGTGGCGGGGTTCGTGCCGGTTTTGGTCATGGATGTGTGGGAACATGCCTATCTCCTGGATTACAAACCCAGCGAACGTAAACAATATATCGATGCCTTCTTTTCCAACATCGATTGGAATCTCGTCGAAGACCGCCTCCAGTCCGGGTACTCGTCTAGGACGGCGGTTCCTCGTTGA
- a CDS encoding DNA protection during starvation protein: protein MKTAKPQSSIVKDVQAIRERARQHIEEGALTADYKADPETVVKLLNEALATEIVCVLRYKRHYFMAQGMNAESVKAEFLAHAAEEQAHADALAERIVQLGGEPNLSPEGLSVRSHSEYVEGDSLEDMIKEDLVAERIAIESYRDMISFVGNDDPTTRRLLENILMKEEEHAEDLVSLLK from the coding sequence ATGAAAACGGCGAAACCTCAGTCGTCGATCGTCAAGGATGTACAGGCCATCCGAGAACGGGCCAGGCAACATATCGAAGAGGGTGCCCTCACCGCCGATTACAAGGCCGATCCCGAGACGGTCGTCAAATTGCTGAACGAAGCGTTGGCGACCGAAATCGTCTGCGTGTTACGCTACAAACGTCACTATTTCATGGCGCAAGGTATGAATGCCGAAAGTGTCAAAGCAGAGTTCCTGGCCCATGCGGCAGAAGAGCAGGCCCATGCGGATGCATTGGCGGAGCGCATCGTCCAACTGGGCGGAGAGCCGAATCTGTCTCCGGAGGGCTTGTCGGTGCGCAGCCACTCCGAATATGTCGAAGGGGACAGCCTGGAGGACATGATCAAGGAAGATCTGGTCGCGGAACGCATTGCGATCGAGAGTTATCGAGACATGATCTCGTTCGTCGGCAACGACGATCCGACGACCCGCCGGCTGCTGGAAAACATCTTGATGAAAGAGGAAGAACATGCCGAGGATCTGGTCAGTTTGCTGAAGTAA
- a CDS encoding limit dextrin alpha-1,6-maltotetraose-hydrolase, which produces MKVWPGRPYPLGATWDGEGVNFALFSENATSVELCLFDGPDASKESHRIRMEERTNQTWHVYLPEGRPGLHYGYRVDGPYEPVAGHRFNAAKLLLDPYAKSIADTIRLSDSMFGYRIGDPEGDLTRDDRDNAAETPKCVVVDQAFSWGGDRLLQTPWSKTVIYEVHVKGFTARHPAVPEHMRGTYAGLATPAMIEYLQGLGVTAVELLPVHHAVQDKHLTDRGLTNYWGYNTIGFFAPDMRYALSPVRGRHVREFKTMVKTLHSAGIEVILDVVYNHTAEGNHLGPTLSFRGIDNAAYYRLVADEPRYYMDYTGCGNSLNVRHPRTLQLIMDSLRYWVLDMHVDGFRFDLASTLARELHEVDRLSAFFDIIHQDPLLSQVKLIAEPWDLGAGGYQVGNFPVGWAEWNGKYRDAIRRYWKGDGGQVAELAYRLSGSSDLYETSGRRPFASINFITAHDGFSLHDLVSYNDKHNEANGENNQDGHNDNLSWNCGVEGPTEDQAVNDLRMRQKRNMLATLLLSQGVPMLCGGDEIGRTQLGNNNAYCQDNDLSWHNWRLTKSDRALHAFVRQLIALRQAHPVFRRRRFFQGRQIHGSEIKDIAWLHSNGKEMDEADWSQGHLRAIGLVLAGDAIEETDARGNPIEDDTFVLLFNAHHEAVPFVLPEHGENTVWHLVLDTSVSKSRYANPTFNNGEQYKLEARSLAIFRRESLISLYLQ; this is translated from the coding sequence ATGAAAGTATGGCCGGGCCGACCTTATCCGCTGGGAGCCACGTGGGACGGGGAGGGGGTGAACTTCGCCCTCTTTTCCGAGAATGCCACGTCGGTGGAGTTGTGCCTGTTCGATGGACCGGATGCCTCGAAGGAATCCCATCGGATTCGCATGGAGGAACGGACCAATCAAACTTGGCATGTCTACCTGCCGGAGGGGCGCCCCGGCCTCCATTATGGATACCGCGTGGACGGCCCCTACGAACCGGTCGCCGGCCACCGATTCAATGCGGCCAAGCTCCTGCTCGATCCCTATGCCAAATCCATTGCCGATACGATTCGGTTGTCCGACAGTATGTTCGGCTACCGCATCGGCGATCCGGAGGGCGACTTGACCCGCGATGATCGCGACAACGCCGCCGAGACGCCGAAGTGCGTGGTGGTCGATCAGGCGTTCAGTTGGGGCGGCGATCGCCTGCTCCAGACTCCCTGGTCCAAGACCGTCATCTACGAAGTGCACGTCAAGGGGTTCACCGCCCGCCATCCGGCCGTGCCGGAGCATATGCGGGGCACCTACGCCGGCCTGGCGACTCCTGCGATGATCGAATATCTGCAGGGATTAGGCGTGACTGCGGTGGAGTTGTTGCCCGTTCACCATGCCGTGCAGGACAAGCACCTGACGGACCGGGGCCTCACGAACTATTGGGGCTACAACACCATCGGCTTCTTCGCGCCCGACATGCGCTATGCCCTGTCGCCGGTCCGCGGGCGCCACGTGCGGGAATTCAAGACCATGGTGAAAACGCTGCACAGCGCCGGCATCGAGGTCATTCTGGATGTAGTGTACAACCACACGGCTGAAGGCAACCATCTCGGGCCGACGCTGTCCTTCCGGGGCATCGACAATGCCGCCTATTACAGGCTCGTCGCGGACGAACCCCGCTACTACATGGATTACACCGGCTGCGGGAACAGTCTGAACGTCAGGCATCCGAGAACGCTGCAGTTGATCATGGACAGCCTGCGGTATTGGGTGCTTGATATGCACGTGGACGGATTTCGTTTCGATCTCGCATCCACCCTTGCCCGCGAACTGCACGAAGTCGATCGTCTCAGCGCCTTCTTCGACATCATTCATCAGGACCCGCTGCTGTCGCAAGTCAAACTTATTGCGGAACCTTGGGATCTCGGGGCGGGCGGCTACCAGGTCGGCAATTTCCCGGTCGGCTGGGCCGAGTGGAACGGCAAGTATCGTGACGCGATCAGGCGGTATTGGAAGGGGGACGGCGGGCAGGTCGCCGAATTGGCCTATCGGCTCTCGGGCAGCAGCGACCTCTATGAGACGAGCGGCCGTCGCCCGTTCGCCAGCATCAACTTCATCACGGCCCATGACGGATTCAGCCTGCACGATCTGGTGTCCTACAACGACAAACACAACGAAGCCAACGGCGAGAACAACCAGGACGGCCACAACGACAACTTGAGTTGGAACTGCGGCGTCGAAGGGCCGACGGAGGATCAGGCCGTCAACGACCTGCGGATGCGGCAGAAACGGAACATGCTGGCGACCCTTCTGCTTTCTCAGGGGGTGCCGATGTTGTGCGGGGGAGACGAAATCGGCCGAACGCAACTCGGCAACAACAATGCCTATTGCCAGGACAACGACCTCAGCTGGCACAATTGGCGTCTGACCAAGAGCGACCGGGCGTTGCACGCGTTCGTCCGGCAGTTGATCGCGCTGAGACAAGCGCACCCCGTCTTTCGCCGCCGCCGTTTTTTTCAAGGCCGGCAGATCCACGGCAGCGAGATCAAAGACATTGCCTGGCTGCATTCAAACGGCAAGGAAATGGACGAGGCCGATTGGAGCCAGGGGCATCTGCGCGCCATCGGACTCGTCCTGGCCGGCGATGCCATCGAAGAAACGGACGCCCGCGGCAATCCGATTGAAGACGACACCTTCGTCTTGTTGTTCAACGCCCACCACGAAGCGGTTCCCTTCGTGCTGCCGGAGCATGGCGAGAACACCGTTTGGCATTTGGTGTTGGATACCTCGGTCAGCAAGTCTCGGTATGCGAATCCCACTTTCAACAACGGTGAACAGTACAAACTCGAAGCGCGATCATTGGCTATTTTCCGTCGTGAATCTCTCATCAGCCTGTACCTTCAATAA
- a CDS encoding UPF0337 protein YjbJ has product MNADQFKGKWVQFKGEVKKQWGKLTDDDLMQIEGDYDKFVGRVQERYGDKKEDVVRWADDWYSRQGRPGTEREAHRPR; this is encoded by the coding sequence ATGAACGCCGATCAATTCAAAGGTAAGTGGGTTCAGTTCAAGGGAGAGGTCAAAAAACAATGGGGCAAATTGACCGACGATGACTTGATGCAAATCGAAGGCGACTACGACAAATTCGTCGGCAGGGTGCAGGAGCGATACGGCGATAAGAAGGAAGACGTCGTGCGTTGGGCGGACGACTGGTATAGCCGTCAGGGTCGGCCCGGCACGGAACGGGAGGCCCATCGGCCGCGTTGA
- a CDS encoding UPF0337 protein YjbJ encodes MKLRLRLLSTVALTGMVMTTGLSQAGGQQGEGMTAPRDLTGAATTVVNQDQFEGKWKQFKGELKKKWAEFTDDDLLAIEGRVDKLEGKIQERYGDRREEVKRWIDEWFDAHGTRKEQS; translated from the coding sequence ATGAAACTCAGATTGAGACTGCTGTCGACGGTGGCCTTGACCGGCATGGTCATGACCACGGGCCTGAGCCAGGCCGGTGGGCAACAGGGCGAGGGGATGACCGCCCCACGGGATCTGACCGGCGCGGCGACCACCGTCGTGAATCAGGACCAATTCGAGGGCAAGTGGAAACAATTCAAGGGAGAGCTGAAAAAGAAGTGGGCCGAATTCACCGACGACGATTTGTTGGCCATTGAAGGCCGCGTGGACAAGCTTGAGGGAAAAATCCAAGAGCGCTACGGCGATCGCAGGGAAGAGGTCAAGCGATGGATCGATGAGTGGTTCGATGCCCACGGAACCCGAAAGGAGCAGTCCTGA
- a CDS encoding Chemotaxis protein methyltransferase CheR, producing MNHEVGKGLVHPSQIEFTLAHAAAIVESSDDAIISKDLEGVITSWNAGAEQLFGYQAHEMIGQPVQRLIPEDRLDEEPKILERLRRGERIEHYETVRRRKDGTTVEISLTVSPLKDRSGRIIGASKIARDISQRKQTERRLAELVDALPAAVYTTDADGKITHYNQAAEQLWGCRPELGTTQWCGSWRLYRPDGAPIPLDQCPMALSLKENRSVRGVEAIVERPDGTRVPVLPYPTPIRDEAGRVAGGINMLVDITDRKQAEKQLQQLAADSERRVIERTRELLASQERLRSLASDLTLTEQRERRRLATELHDYLAQLVVASRLRLSQTIPRILDADLSAALTTVDQMLDQALTYTRSLVAELSPHILYQFGLSKSLVWLGAQMKQHSLDVTVKTGPRSFTLPDDQAVLLFQSVRELLFNIVKHAHTDRADITINVDEDNELWICVEDGGIGFDVAALARSGESNKFGLLSIRERMQLLGGECELFSSPGAGTSVILRLSLSQEAMGSPPPSYPPAAHVQAAAPGSANRSVRVLLVDDHAMVRQGLRSILDGYANLTVVGEAADGQDAVIMARSLRPDVVVMDVNLPLIDGIEATRILCRELDPITVIGISVRNDPQVKLAMTEAGAAAFLPKESAAGQLYEVIINHCPVES from the coding sequence ATGAACCACGAAGTGGGCAAGGGTCTGGTACATCCTAGTCAGATCGAATTTACCCTGGCCCATGCGGCGGCCATCGTGGAATCTTCCGACGATGCGATCATTTCCAAAGATCTCGAGGGCGTCATCACGAGTTGGAATGCCGGAGCCGAACAGCTCTTCGGATATCAAGCCCACGAAATGATAGGGCAACCGGTGCAGCGCTTGATTCCAGAGGACCGGCTCGATGAGGAACCCAAGATCTTGGAGCGACTCCGGCGCGGTGAGCGCATTGAGCATTATGAGACGGTCCGGCGACGGAAAGACGGGACGACCGTCGAAATCTCCTTGACCGTCTCCCCTCTTAAAGATAGGTCTGGGCGAATCATCGGCGCATCGAAGATCGCCCGCGACATCTCTCAGCGTAAACAGACTGAGCGGCGATTGGCGGAACTGGTCGACGCGCTCCCCGCCGCCGTCTACACCACCGATGCCGACGGAAAAATCACCCACTATAACCAGGCTGCCGAACAGCTTTGGGGGTGCCGTCCTGAACTGGGCACCACGCAATGGTGTGGATCCTGGCGTCTGTATAGGCCGGACGGCGCGCCGATCCCGCTGGATCAATGTCCGATGGCCTTGTCGCTGAAAGAGAACCGGTCCGTTCGAGGGGTGGAGGCGATCGTCGAAAGGCCGGATGGAACGCGGGTGCCGGTGCTCCCCTATCCGACTCCGATCCGGGACGAAGCGGGGAGGGTAGCCGGCGGGATCAATATGCTGGTGGACATTACCGATCGCAAGCAGGCGGAGAAGCAACTGCAACAACTCGCCGCTGATTCGGAACGGCGCGTGATTGAACGGACCCGCGAGCTGCTCGCCTCTCAGGAACGGCTGCGCAGTCTGGCATCGGACCTGACCTTGACCGAACAGCGCGAGCGCCGAAGGCTCGCCACCGAGCTGCACGACTATCTCGCCCAATTGGTCGTGGCCAGCCGCCTCAGGCTTTCCCAAACCATTCCGCGGATCCTGGATGCGGACCTATCCGCAGCCCTGACGACGGTCGACCAGATGTTGGATCAGGCCCTCACCTATACCCGCTCTCTGGTAGCCGAACTCAGCCCCCATATTCTCTATCAGTTCGGGCTGTCAAAATCTTTGGTCTGGCTGGGCGCCCAAATGAAACAACATTCTCTGGACGTCACGGTCAAAACCGGTCCGCGCTCCTTCACGCTTCCGGATGATCAAGCCGTCTTGCTGTTTCAATCGGTGCGCGAGCTGTTGTTCAATATCGTCAAACATGCCCATACGGACCGGGCCGACATTACCATCAACGTCGATGAGGACAATGAATTGTGGATCTGCGTGGAGGACGGAGGAATAGGGTTCGATGTCGCGGCGCTCGCCCGATCCGGCGAGTCGAATAAGTTCGGGTTACTCAGCATTCGTGAACGGATGCAGTTGTTGGGAGGAGAGTGCGAATTGTTCTCTTCCCCCGGCGCCGGCACCTCGGTCATTTTGCGCCTGTCCCTCTCCCAAGAGGCCATGGGATCCCCACCGCCTTCGTATCCCCCAGCAGCCCACGTTCAGGCCGCGGCGCCCGGTTCTGCGAACCGGTCAGTGAGAGTCCTCCTGGTGGACGACCATGCCATGGTTCGCCAAGGACTCCGCAGCATTCTCGACGGCTATGCGAATCTCACCGTCGTCGGCGAAGCGGCAGACGGGCAAGATGCCGTCATCATGGCCCGTTCACTGCGTCCCGATGTGGTGGTCATGGATGTCAATCTGCCGCTGATCGACGGCATCGAAGCCACCCGGATACTGTGCCGGGAGCTGGACCCCATTACCGTGATCGGAATCTCCGTCAGAAACGATCCTCAGGTCAAGCTGGCTATGACCGAGGCCGGCGCCGCAGCCTTTCTGCCCAAAGAGTCGGCGGCCGGCCAGCTGTATGAAGTCATCATCAACCATTGCCCGGTCGAATCATGA